In Kwoniella shivajii chromosome 9, complete sequence, one genomic interval encodes:
- a CDS encoding 3,4-dihydroxy-2-butanone-4-phosphate synthase, translating into MSRPTALSSPPSNPPTPFTFDSIPDAIEAVSRGGFVVVMDDESRENEGDLVCAGSRITTEGMAWMIKWTSGFICLSLPPSRLQALDLPPLLPPSGKSQDPKGTAYHLTVDANSSKHPVTTGISAHDRAYTARLLAENGVEDDLTRPGHMVTLRYRPGGVRERRGHTECAVDLCYLAGLPPAGLLCELVHPSKEDGSMARRDDCWRFAREWGLKIISVEDLAEYVKVNGSGLVPEKEDHQ; encoded by the exons ATGTCTCGCCCTACAGCCCTTTCATCTCCGCCTTCGAACCCACCAACGCCATTCACATTCGACTCAATACCCGATGCTATAGAAGCCGTTTCAAGGGGAGGATTCGTAGTGGTCATGGACGATGAATCGAGAGAAAACGAAGGTGATTTAGTGTGCGCGGGTAGTAGGATCACTACAGAAGGAATGGCATGGATGATCAAATGGACTAG TGGCTTCATATGTCTTTCCTTACCTCCATCTCGACTTCAAGCTTTAGATCTACCGCCattacttccaccttcaggTAAATCACAGGATCCAAAAGGCACAGCATACCACTTGACGGTTGAtgcaaattcatcaaaacaTCCAGTAACGACAGGTATATCAGCTCATGACAGAGCTTATACTGCTAGGCTGTTAGCTGAAAatggagtagaagatgatttgactAGACCTGGGCATATGGTCACGCTAAGATACAGACCGGGGGGCgtgagagaaagaagaggtcatACGGAATGTGCTGTAG ATCTGTGTTATCTAGCAGGTCTCCCTCCCGCAGGTTTATTATGTGAACTTGTCCATCcatcaaaggaagatggatcaatggctagaagagatgattgttGGAGATTCGCAAGAGAATGGGGATTGAAAATCATCAGTGTGGAAGATTTAGCAGAATACGTCAAAGTTAATGGCTCAGGTCTTGTTCCTgagaaagaggatcatcAATAG
- a CDS encoding mitogen-activated protein kinase CPK1: MAVDQASIPFNVSEHYQVLEVIGEGAYGVVVAATHIASGTKVAIKRITPFDHAMFCQRTLREIKLLRHFRHENIIAILDIIAPPSYEQFHEVYLVQELMETDLHRVIRTQELSDDHCQYFIYQTIRGLKALHSANVLHRDLKPSNLLLNANCDLKICDFGLARSAAMPPPDSGPNGGNGFMTEYVATRWYRAPEVMLSFQEYTKAIDIWSVGCILAEMINGKPLFPGRDYHHQLSLILDVLGTPTMDDFNEITSPRSKDYLRALDFTRRQDFAVVCPKAKPNALDLLRKCLTFSPSKRITVEEALEHPYLEPYHDPNDEPGAEPLKPDFFNFENRQDQLGREMLKRLIYAEIQKPIHDEQEQ; this comes from the exons ATGGCAGTAGATCAAGCTTCGATTCCATTCAATGTCTCTGAACATTATCAGGTTTTAGAGGTCATAGGAGAAGGTGCTTATGGCGTTGTTGT AGCCGCAACTCACATAGCATCAGGAACCAAAGTAGCCATCAAGAGAATAACCCCTTTTGATCATGCAATGTTCTGTCAACGAACTCTGCGTGAAATTAAATTATTGAGGCATTTCAG ACACGAAAACATCATTGCTATACTTGATATCATAGCTCCTCCAAGTTATGAGCAATTCCACGAAGTCTATCTTGTGCAG GAACTTATGGAAACGGATCT ACATAGAGTGATTCGAACTCAAGAATTATCGGATGATCATTGTCAATATTTcatatatcag ACTATTAGAGGGTTAAAAGCACTTCATTCAGCCAACGTACTTCACAGAGATCTGAAACCATCAAACTTGTTGTTAAACGCAAATTGTGATTTGAAG ATATGCGACTTTGGTCTTGCAAGATCAGCAGCCATGCCTCCACCTGATTCAGGTCCCAACGGAGGAAACGGTTTTATGACTGAGTATGTAGCTACAAGGTGGTACAGAGCTCCGGAAGTCATGCTCT CTTTCCAAGAATACACAAAAGCCATTGATATCTGGAGTGTAGGATGTATCTTGGCTGAAATGA TCAATGGAAAACCGTTATTCCCTGGAAGGG ACTATCATCATC AATTGTCGTTGATATTGGATGTGCTGGGAACACCGACT ATGGACGACTTCAATGAGATTACATCACCTAGATCAAA AGACTACCTC CGAGCACTTGATTTCACTCGAAGACAAGATTTTGCCGTTGTTTGTCCGAAAGCGAAACCCAACGCTCTCGACTTGTTGAGAAAATGCTTAAC GTTTTCACCAAGTAAGAGAATCACTGTAGAAGAGGCGTTAGAACACCCATACCTCGAA CCCTATCATGATCCTAACGATGAACCTGGAGCGGAACCTTTAAAACctgatttcttcaactttGAGAATAGACAAGATCAATTAGGGAGGGAAATGCTAAAAC GTCTAATTTACGCTGAGATCCAAAAACCTATTCATGATGAGCAAGAGCAATGA